The Niastella koreensis GR20-10 genome includes a window with the following:
- a CDS encoding UDP-3-O-(3-hydroxymyristoyl)glucosamine N-acyltransferase, whose translation MKFPAPVSVKWIANLIGAELAGNTEGMATGINELHKVEPGDLVFVDHPKYYNKCLYSEATFIIINQKTECPEGKALLIVDNPFEAYQTIVRHFRPFKPAVKPISDSATIGEGTYIAPNVYIGHEVSIGKDCFIGPNVTIMDHCVIGDNVIIQAGTVIGSDAFYYNTKKDRAVWYRKMESCGRVVIESDVEIGAGCTIDRGVSHDTRLGRGSKLDNMVHIGHDTVLGANCLLAAQVGIAGATTLGNGVILWGQVGISKTLSIGDNAVVLAQSGVGGTLEGGKVYFGSPAEDASTKKRELVWVKRIPEIWEKIKGNK comes from the coding sequence ATGAAATTTCCTGCTCCTGTTTCGGTTAAATGGATAGCCAATTTGATTGGTGCTGAGTTGGCTGGCAATACAGAAGGCATGGCTACTGGTATCAATGAGCTGCATAAAGTAGAACCAGGCGACCTGGTTTTCGTTGATCATCCCAAATACTACAACAAGTGTCTGTATTCTGAAGCCACTTTTATTATCATAAATCAAAAAACTGAGTGTCCTGAAGGTAAAGCGTTACTGATTGTTGATAATCCGTTTGAAGCGTATCAAACTATAGTACGTCACTTTCGGCCCTTTAAACCCGCTGTTAAGCCAATCAGCGATTCGGCAACCATCGGGGAGGGCACATATATAGCGCCTAACGTTTATATCGGTCATGAAGTTAGCATTGGTAAGGATTGTTTTATCGGCCCCAACGTTACCATCATGGACCACTGCGTTATTGGTGATAATGTTATCATCCAGGCGGGAACCGTAATAGGGTCAGATGCTTTTTATTACAATACCAAAAAAGACCGGGCGGTATGGTACAGGAAAATGGAAAGCTGTGGAAGGGTAGTTATTGAAAGCGATGTGGAGATCGGTGCCGGTTGCACCATCGATCGTGGTGTATCGCACGATACCCGGCTTGGCCGGGGCAGCAAGCTTGATAATATGGTTCATATTGGTCACGATACGGTTTTAGGTGCAAACTGTTTGCTGGCTGCGCAGGTTGGCATAGCGGGCGCTACAACGCTTGGTAACGGGGTTATTCTCTGGGGCCAGGTGGGCATTTCAAAAACTTTATCTATTGGTGATAATGCGGTTGTACTGGCGCAAAGTGGTGTGGGTGGTACACTGGAAGGGGGTAAGGTTTATTTTGGTTCACCGGCAGAGGACGCCAGTACAAAAAAGCGGGAACTGGTTTGGGTGAAAAGGATACCGGAGATCTGGGAGAAGATAAAAGGAAATAAGTAA